The sequence TACGAATGAGGATAATAGTTTTCaccgtttgtttgtttgttttcacGCATCGATATCGGGTTTTTTACAAGGTTGTCGACCGTTACTTTTTCTCGATAGCACACCGTTAAATTCTCGATACCAAGGAATGTTATTAACCGCAACTGCAGCCGATGGTGATGACGGGGCGTTTCCGGTTGCGTTTGCGGTTATTGATGAAGAAAATGCTGATAATTGGCATTGGTTTTTAAGTCAACTCAAAGTAGTGATCCCGACAACGGGTCAAATCACGTTCGTTGCCGATTTTCAAAAGGGTATACGCGAGTCTTTACGAGAAATATTCGGCCCGGAGTGTTTTCACGCTTATTGTCTCGGGTATTTAGCCGAAAAACTTAATAAAGATTTAAAGGGACATTTTTCACATGATGCTAGACGATTAATGGTTGAAGATTTATATTCGGCTGCACAAGCTGCGAAACTCGAACAGTTCGAAAAGTGTACCGAAGACATAAAAGCCATATCGCCCGAAGCTTATAATTGGGTTATACGAAGCGAACCCGAACATTGGGCCAATACGTTTTTTGGCGGGTTGAGATATAACCATATGACATCTAATTTCGGTCACCTTTTTTACTCGTGGGTGTCGGAAGCAAACGAGTTGCCGATAACTCAAATGATTGATGAATTAAGAGGTAAGATGATGCAATTGATTTACACACGAAGAGTTGAATCGAGTCAATGGATGACTCGGTTAACACCTTCGATGGAAGAAAAGCTAAAGAATGAGATCATAAGGGCTCGATCGGTTCAAGTTTTAAGGTCGCATGGGAGCAAATTTGAGGTTAGATACGGTGAAACGGTTGATGTGGTTGATATTGAGAATTGGGATTGTAGTTGTAAAGGGTGGTTGCTTACGGGGTTACCTTGTTGCCATGCGATTGCGGTTTTAGAGTCGTATGGGCGGAGCCCGTATGATCATTGTTCGAGATACTTTAATGTTGAGACTTATCAGTTGACTTATGCTGACTCGATTCATCCCATACCGAACGTTGAACGGTTAGTGGATAGTGAAAATGAAGATGGTTCGATTCTGGTTACACCTCCACCTACTATGAGGACACCGGGTAGGACTAAGATAAGAAAGGTTGCCCCGGGTCGGATCGGACCCTCCGACTTTCTTAAACGCCAACTCCAGTGTGGCAAGTGTAAAGGGCTCGGTCACAATAAGAGATCATGCAAGTAGGTCTTTTTTCCCCCTCTTTTATACTAGTATTATTTATTtgtaaaggtgcaaaatgggcggGTAATGATAAATTAGGAGTTGACCTAAAtcattcttgtttttttttttttttttttttttttgtgtaactCTAATAATTTCATTCCTTGTTATCACTTTGATCTAACTATTTATTTTCCAGGGAGATTGATGAATAGTAGGCTGCAAACTGTCACAAGATAATAAAGCAATAAGGAGTTGAAGAAACTGTTTTGATTTGTAGTTCTTGATTGCAAGCAATTTCTTTTTTAGCGTAGGTTGTTTTCTGTCTAATGTAAATGCTGATAGTAATTCCATTAGCAGGCTTTGGTTTTGATCAAGTTTTTTAATTAGAGGTTAGTTTAGGATATGGATGGTTGGTTATTTAATGTTTATGAACTGTTATCTTTGTAGTGagtttttttttttgctttgaACAATTTTACACATTTTTTTCTGCACAGTAAAATTACTGCCTGTTTAAACCTGTCTGCCTTTGAGTTGTATTAGCTGTTGATATCTTTGTTATTGTGATACATAACCTTTTTCATGACACTTAAATTTTCAAGTAATGTGCTTCAGTTACATAGAAACCCAAATTATAACTGCATACATACAAGGATTTCCAATTTGCAGCAACACCAAACCTCACTGTTTTTTGAAGCTTCTTATAAACAAACCCCACAAAAAACCAAACTAAACCTTATTAAACAATTATTCCATAGTGTGTTGCAAGTATGACCCTTTTCGGATTCAAGCACCAAATAACATAAAACTACGTTTGTTTCATACAAGAAAGATCGTTATAATTCATCTAGTTGGTCGCCGGGCTTGGCTGTGTTTTGGAGTTCAAATGGATTGTTTCAGTCAATAGGCTTGGATCAATTTGTATAATTGGATCGTTTTGTGGGATGCTACAGTAATTTGTATTTGTTTGTTTAGGTTAGTGGTGTATGTTTACAATGTATTTTGGTTTGTAATTGGTCATAGTTCAATAGTTAAGTCAAATAGACCGTAGGGTATTACCAACCAGACATCGAGTCtgaaatcttagatattctaaactATTTTAGTTTAATTTCATGTTTTTTTCGCCAAAGAAAAAACTTATAATTCATCTAAAACTAGATTTGTCAATGTGAGTCATGTGACTGATACAACAGTTGaccaaaagttcaagaacataagcCTAACTTTAATGTGCTAGAACAACACAAGAACTTAATAACACCTAGTCTTCTATGTTCTTAACACATACCAAACTAAACAATCCAAAATTATGCAGCAGCACTATTACACGATGCACACTCAGTTGAGTGGGGTTGTTTCACATATCGTTGTCGATAATATCCCGCATCATTTGAAGTGGGATGACCCCTTCAGTTCTAATCGCGTCTTTGGTTGGATCGGGACTGATAAAATACAACGTTGGTAGACCCCTTACCTGTCCATGTCAAAACAATACTCGTTATATTAAGACTATAATGCCAATGGCGCACCAACCACAACATGTGTGGCTTCAAGTTACCAATTATTTCGAGTATTTGTCACTACAAAGATAAACAATAATGCCAATGTCGCATAGCGATATCGGAAATGGGTCGGGGCATCTTGCCACTGACAGAAGGTTAGGGGTTTTTAATTTATCAAAATGTGTACATATGTTATCACTTCTCAGTTTATAACCAGGAATTCTCTACTTGGGAATATCGTATTTGACAATGTTTTCTGTTTTTTCAAGAAAAATTTTCCAGAAAAAAACCCTCCATTTTTCCAGAACTAAACACACCCTAACCTTTTTCTTAAGACAAAA comes from Rutidosis leptorrhynchoides isolate AG116_Rl617_1_P2 chromosome 4, CSIRO_AGI_Rlap_v1, whole genome shotgun sequence and encodes:
- the LOC139843887 gene encoding uncharacterized protein — encoded protein: MAIVLSKKMIAICHYGGDFDIYDDGSMNYIGGEAYAVDLDENMQLAGFKQEIAETIDSTVDGMIIKYFLPGNKKNLITVSKDKDFQRMVTYYKEADQLEVFIMKEAPPGKNTKKKQPARRPQKTTPNPDAGAIVQTTPASTVTTGLNNAVALNDTVDIETNTDITPAAVPISSMDNDQRIAAKQWENLITGVGQRFHSLAEFREALRKYSIAHAFNFVYKKNENQRVTVKCKAEGCPWRIHASKLSTTQLVCIKTMRPLHNCQGVTSKAPFRAKRSWVGNLIKEKVKESPKIKPKDIANELKRDYGIDLNYSQARRAKEYAREQLLGSYKDAYSELPFFCEKIMETNPGSLATFSTNEDNSFHRLFVCFHASISGFLQGCRPLLFLDSTPLNSRYQGMLLTATAADGDDGAFPVAFAVIDEENADNWHWFLSQLKVVIPTTGQITFVADFQKGIRESLREIFGPECFHAYCLGYLAEKLNKDLKGHFSHDARRLMVEDLYSAAQAAKLEQFEKCTEDIKAISPEAYNWVIRSEPEHWANTFFGGLRYNHMTSNFGHLFYSWVSEANELPITQMIDELRGKMMQLIYTRRVESSQWMTRLTPSMEEKLKNEIIRARSVQVLRSHGSKFEVRYGETVDVVDIENWDCSCKGWLLTGLPCCHAIAVLESYGRSPYDHCSRYFNVETYQLTYADSIHPIPNVERLVDSENEDGSILVTPPPTMRTPGRTKIRKVAPGRIGPSDFLKRQLQCGKCKGLGHNKRSCKEIDE